One stretch of Saccharopolyspora erythraea DNA includes these proteins:
- a CDS encoding response regulator transcription factor: MRVLVVEDELYMAEAIRDGLRLEAIAADIAGDGDTALEMLSINAYDIAVLDRDIPGPSGDEVAERIVASGSGMPILMLTAADRLDDKASGFELGADDYLTKPFELRELVLRLRALDRRRAHSRPPVQELAGLRLDPFRREVYRDGRYVALTRKQFAVLEVLVAAEGGVISTEELLERAWDENADPFTNAVRITVSALRKRLGEPWLIATVPGVGYRIDTGTDAEGGGGERG; the protein is encoded by the coding sequence ATGCGTGTGCTGGTAGTCGAGGATGAGCTCTACATGGCCGAGGCCATCCGCGATGGATTGCGTCTGGAGGCGATCGCGGCCGACATCGCCGGGGACGGTGACACCGCTCTGGAGATGCTCAGCATCAACGCCTACGACATCGCCGTCCTCGACCGCGACATCCCTGGGCCCTCCGGCGACGAGGTTGCCGAACGCATCGTCGCTTCGGGCAGCGGAATGCCGATCCTGATGCTCACCGCTGCGGACCGGCTGGACGACAAGGCTTCCGGGTTCGAGCTCGGCGCTGATGACTACCTCACCAAGCCGTTCGAGCTGCGAGAGCTCGTGCTCCGTCTCAGAGCCCTCGACCGCAGGCGTGCCCACAGCAGGCCGCCCGTGCAGGAGCTTGCCGGCCTGCGGCTGGATCCGTTCCGCCGCGAGGTCTACCGGGACGGTCGGTACGTCGCGCTGACCCGGAAGCAGTTCGCGGTGCTCGAAGTCCTCGTGGCCGCCGAAGGCGGTGTCATCAGCACCGAGGAGCTCCTGGAACGGGCTTGGGATGAGAATGCCGACCCGTTCACCAACGCCGTGCGCATCACTGTATCCGCACTGCGCAAGCGGCTCGGCGAACCCTGGCTGATCGCCACTGTGCCCGGCGTCGGTTACCGCATCGACACGGGAACCGACGCCGAGGGCGGGGGAGGCGAGCGTGGATAG
- the vanX gene encoding D-Ala-D-Ala dipeptidase VanX: MNDDFVYVDDQVPGVRWDAKYATWDNFTGKPVDGYLANRIVGTRSLCAALEQAREKAASLGFGLLLWDGYRPQRAVDGFLRWSEQPEDGRTKLRHYPNIDRAEMVEHGYVAAKSGHSRGSAVDLTLYHLATDELAPMGGGHDLMDPVSHHRARGITPTEARNREHLRSVMEDCGFDRYDREWWHYTLRNEPHPDDYFDFPIT, encoded by the coding sequence ATGAATGACGACTTCGTCTACGTCGACGATCAGGTGCCGGGCGTCCGCTGGGATGCCAAGTACGCCACCTGGGACAACTTCACCGGCAAACCGGTGGACGGCTACCTCGCGAATCGCATCGTCGGCACCCGGTCCCTGTGCGCGGCCCTGGAGCAAGCGCGCGAGAAGGCAGCGTCCCTCGGCTTCGGACTGCTCCTCTGGGACGGGTATCGCCCGCAACGCGCGGTCGACGGCTTCCTCCGCTGGTCCGAACAGCCGGAAGATGGCCGGACCAAACTGCGGCACTACCCGAACATCGATCGGGCCGAGATGGTCGAGCACGGATACGTGGCCGCGAAGTCGGGCCACAGCAGGGGTAGCGCGGTCGACCTGACGCTCTACCACCTCGCCACCGACGAGCTGGCTCCCATGGGTGGCGGCCACGACCTCATGGACCCCGTCTCACATCATCGAGCCCGAGGAATCACGCCAACCGAGGCCCGAAACCGCGAGCATCTCCGTTCCGTCATGGAGGACTGCGGATTCGATCGGTACGACCGCGAATGGTGGCACTACACACTCAGGAACGAGCCTCATCCCGATGACTACTTCGACTTTCCCATCACCTGA
- a CDS encoding sensor histidine kinase, with amino-acid sequence MDRASGLSVRLKLTFSYAGFLLLAGAVLLGAFAVFLGDYRERAQDAGEVVIAPSGTELLRDFAPAAIAAIVFLLVFGFVGGWILAGRMLAPLTRITDATRTAARGSLSHRIELEGRQDEFRELADAFDGMLARLEAHVAEQQRFAANASHELRTPLAITQTLLDVARNDPSRESSELDERLRVVNARAIDLTEALLMLSRTDQRSFARDDVDLSLIAEEATETLIPLAEKHDVVIETSGDITPTVGSHALLLQLTTNLLHNAIVHNLPEHGTVQVSTAVGPEAAVLTVENTGDKLGPHVVSTLTEPFQRGTERIRSDHVGAGLGLAIAKSITRAHDGTLSLSPRADGGLCVTVRLPATGRQVP; translated from the coding sequence GTGGATAGGGCGTCTGGGCTGAGCGTTCGTCTCAAGCTCACCTTCAGTTATGCCGGCTTCCTCCTGCTCGCCGGTGCTGTGCTGCTCGGGGCTTTTGCGGTGTTCTTGGGCGACTACCGGGAGAGGGCGCAGGACGCTGGCGAGGTTGTGATCGCGCCTTCGGGCACCGAGCTGCTGCGTGACTTCGCGCCGGCGGCCATCGCCGCGATTGTGTTCCTCCTGGTGTTCGGTTTCGTCGGAGGGTGGATTCTCGCTGGGCGGATGCTGGCCCCGTTGACCCGCATCACCGATGCCACGCGCACGGCTGCGAGGGGGTCGCTCTCTCACCGGATCGAGTTGGAGGGGCGCCAGGACGAGTTCCGAGAGCTCGCTGATGCCTTCGACGGCATGCTCGCACGGCTCGAAGCACATGTCGCCGAACAGCAGCGCTTCGCAGCGAACGCTTCTCACGAGCTGCGTACTCCACTTGCGATCACGCAGACCCTGCTCGACGTCGCTCGCAACGATCCTAGCCGGGAAAGCAGCGAGCTCGACGAACGCCTCCGCGTCGTCAACGCCCGAGCGATCGACCTCACCGAAGCCTTGCTCATGCTGAGCCGCACTGACCAGCGCTCCTTCGCCCGAGATGACGTTGACTTGTCTCTCATCGCGGAAGAAGCCACCGAAACACTCATCCCTCTTGCCGAGAAGCATGACGTTGTCATTGAAACCTCCGGGGACATCACCCCGACCGTCGGGTCCCATGCGCTCCTGCTGCAGTTGACCACGAACCTCCTGCACAACGCGATCGTCCACAACCTGCCCGAACACGGCACCGTTCAGGTCAGCACCGCTGTCGGCCCCGAGGCCGCCGTGCTTACGGTCGAGAACACCGGTGACAAGCTCGGTCCGCACGTGGTCTCCACCCTCACCGAGCCGTTCCAGCGCGGCACCGAGCGCATCCGCAGCGACCATGTAGGTGCCGGTCTCGGTCTGGCGATCGCCAAGAGCATCACCCGAGCGCACGACGGAACGCTCTCGCTCAGCCCGCGCGCCGACGGCGGGCTCTGCGTCACGGTACGACTACCCGCGACAGGCCGGCAGGTCCCGTAG
- a CDS encoding GNAT family N-acetyltransferase, whose amino-acid sequence MRIRPARSVDAEAVDELLCQLGYPQDDRPATAARLHAWFDDPASAAYIAETDDESLGVIAVHVCPFFEREGAWGRITALVVSDRARGDGVGSRLVETAESFAADRGCVRMEVTSSDRRPDAHRFYERRGYTGQARISSRFLRDLPACRG is encoded by the coding sequence ATGCGAATACGACCAGCGCGCAGCGTTGACGCCGAAGCCGTCGACGAACTGCTCTGCCAGCTGGGTTATCCCCAGGATGATCGGCCAGCGACAGCCGCTCGGCTCCATGCCTGGTTCGACGACCCGGCCAGTGCGGCCTACATCGCCGAAACCGACGACGAGTCACTCGGCGTCATCGCCGTCCACGTCTGCCCGTTCTTCGAACGCGAAGGCGCCTGGGGCCGAATCACCGCACTGGTCGTCTCCGACCGAGCACGCGGAGACGGCGTCGGCTCCCGGCTCGTCGAGACCGCCGAGTCCTTCGCCGCCGACCGCGGATGCGTTCGAATGGAGGTCACCAGCAGTGATCGACGACCGGACGCGCACAGATTCTACGAGCGACGCGGGTACACCGGCCAAGCCCGAATCTCGTCCCGCTTCCTACGGGACCTGCCGGCCTGTCGCGGGTAG
- the vanA gene encoding D-alanine--(R)-lactate ligase — protein sequence MSRLKVAVIFGGACEEHPVSVKSAREVARNLDTEKYEPLWIGITTGGDWRLCDGPDADWDNASARPVTLSPDRSLHGLLLTGEEGYETVRLDVVLPMLHGRLGEDGAIQGLLELSGIPYVGCGIQASAACMDKALAYTVAKSAGIATPVFLVVEENEEVGPDRLRYPVFVKPARSGSSFGVSKVTGADELPSALSAARQYDSKVLIEEAVSGNEIGCAVLGDLSGLVTGAVDRVDLSHGFFRIHQEVSPETGSENSTFIVPADISDESRQLVQETAKTIYRALGCEGLARVDMFLTNDGRVILNEVNTMPGMTSYSRYPRMMAAAGVPLSDLIDRLISTTLDGKTR from the coding sequence ATGAGCAGGTTGAAGGTCGCAGTCATCTTCGGAGGCGCTTGCGAGGAGCATCCCGTTTCGGTCAAGTCGGCGCGAGAGGTGGCGAGGAACCTCGACACCGAGAAGTACGAGCCGCTCTGGATCGGCATCACGACCGGCGGCGACTGGAGGCTCTGCGACGGCCCCGACGCGGATTGGGATAACGCCAGCGCTCGTCCGGTCACCCTGTCACCTGACCGGAGCTTGCACGGCCTGCTGCTCACGGGGGAGGAAGGCTACGAGACGGTTCGCCTCGACGTCGTCCTACCGATGCTTCACGGCAGGCTCGGGGAGGACGGCGCGATCCAGGGCTTGTTGGAGCTCTCCGGCATCCCCTACGTCGGCTGCGGCATTCAGGCCTCGGCCGCGTGCATGGACAAGGCCTTGGCCTACACCGTCGCCAAGAGCGCGGGAATCGCCACCCCGGTGTTCTTGGTGGTCGAGGAGAACGAAGAGGTCGGCCCCGACCGCCTTCGGTATCCCGTCTTCGTGAAGCCCGCCCGTTCGGGCTCCTCGTTCGGCGTCAGCAAGGTCACCGGAGCTGACGAATTGCCGAGCGCACTGAGTGCGGCGCGGCAGTACGACTCGAAGGTCCTGATCGAGGAAGCCGTGTCCGGCAACGAGATCGGTTGTGCGGTCCTCGGTGACCTGTCCGGCCTGGTCACGGGCGCGGTGGACCGGGTCGACCTCTCGCACGGATTCTTCAGGATCCACCAGGAGGTCTCCCCTGAGACCGGATCGGAGAACTCGACCTTCATCGTTCCCGCCGACATCTCCGACGAATCGCGCCAGCTCGTCCAGGAGACCGCCAAGACCATCTACCGGGCCCTGGGCTGCGAGGGACTCGCCCGTGTCGACATGTTCCTCACCAACGACGGGCGGGTGATCCTCAACGAGGTCAACACCATGCCTGGCATGACGTCCTACAGCCGCTACCCGCGGATGATGGCCGCCGCAGGGGTGCCGCTGTCCGATCTGATCGACCGGCTCATCTCGACGACGTTGGACGGGAAGACGCGATGA